Proteins encoded within one genomic window of Camelina sativa cultivar DH55 chromosome 19, Cs, whole genome shotgun sequence:
- the LOC104765528 gene encoding probable polygalacturonase yields MKMPVALVWLLAFSILLIGGEGSNAICKESFKLDPRPHSVSILEFGAVGDGKTLNTLAFQNAIFYLKSFADKGGAQLYVPPGKWLTGSFNLTSHLTLFLEKGATILASPDPSHWDVVSPLPSYGRGVELPGKRYRSLINGDNLIDVIITGDNGTFDGQGAAWWEWLESGSLNYSRPHIIEFVSSKNILISNLTFLNAPSINIHPVYCSHVHIHKVLIETSVDSPYVLGVSPDSSDNVCLEDSTINVGHDAVSLKSGWDQYGINYGRPTTAVHIRNLSLKSPTGAGISFGSEMSGGISDVTVEHLNIHSSLVGIAFRTTRGRGGYIRNITISSVDLSSVDTAIFASGHIGSHPDDKFDRDALPVVTHITMRNITGEDIGLAGNITGIGGAPFTSICLADIHLQTRSDSWVCSNVSGFSDDVTPEPCSELMSSPSSCFGGGGNIYGGDAAAQSW; encoded by the exons ATGAAGATGCCA GTGGCATTGGTATGGCTACTGGCATTCAGTATTCTACTGATAGGAGGAGAAGGCAGTAATGCCATCTGCAAGGAGAGTTTCAAGTTAGACCCTAGACCGCACAGCGTTTCGATCCTCGAATTTGGAGCGGTTGGAGATGGAAAGACGCTGAACACGCTTGCTTTCCAGAACGCTATTTTCTATCTCAAGTCCTTTGCGGATAAAGGCGGCGCTCAACTTTATGTTCCACCGGGGAAATGGCTCACTGGAAGCTTCAATCTCACGAGCCATCTCACTCTCTTCTTGGAGAAAGGAGCAACTATTCTTGCATCACCG GATCCATCGCATTGGGACGTTGTCAGTCCTCTACCGTCCTATGGTCGTGGAGTTGAACTTCCTGGAAAGCGGTACAGAAGTTTGATCAATGGAGACAATCTAATAGACGTAATCATAACCG GCGATAACGGGACATTTGACGGTCAAGGTGCAGCGTGGTGGGAGTGGCTTGAGTCAGGGTCCTTAAACTATAGCCGACCTCATATCATCGAATTCGTCTCCTCCAAAAACATCCTCATATCGAATCTAACCTTCTTAAACGCACCCTCGATCAACATTCACCCGGTTTATTGCAGTCATGTTCATATCCACAAAGTTTTGATCGAAACATCAGTTGATTCACCATACGTTCTCGGTGTTTCCCCGG ATTCTTCAGACAATGTTTGTCTCGAGGACTCAACGATCAACGTTGGCCACGACGCGGTCTCTCTCAAAAGTGGTTGGGACCAATACGGCATAAACTACGGCCGTCCAACCACAGCTGTTCATATTCGGAACCTCAGCTTAAAGTCTCCCACAGGCGCCGGAATCTCCTTCGGCAGCGAGATGTCAGGTGGAATCTCTGACGTGACCGTCGAGCATCTTAACATACACAGCTCACTCGTAGGCATAGCCTTCAGAACCACCAGAGGCAGAGGAGGTTACATCCGTAACATCACAATCTCCAGCGTCGATCTCTCTAGCGTTGACACAGCCATCTTCGCTAGCGGACACATCGGGTCGCATCCGGATGATAAATTCGACCGGGACGCACTCCCAGTCGTGACACACATCACCATGCGGAATATCACCGGAGAGGATATAGGATTGGCTGGAAACATCACCGGGATAGGAGGAGCTCCGTTCACGTCGATATGCCTCGCGGATATTCATTTACAAACTCGTTCAGATTCTTGGGTTTGCTCCAACGTCTCTGGTTTCTCAGACGACGTAACACCGGAGCCTTGTTCAGAGCTCATGAGTTCTCCATCGTCGtgctttggtggtggtggtaacaTATACGGCGGAGATGCGGCTGCTCAGTCGTGGTAA
- the LOC104765526 gene encoding topless-related protein 2, which yields MSSLSRELVFLILQFLDEEKFKESVHKLEQESGFFFNIKYFEEKALAGEWDEVEKYLSGFTKVDDNRYSMKIFFEIRKQKYLEALDRNDRAKAVEILAKDLKVFATFNEELYKEITQLLTLENFRENEQLSKYGDTKSARTIMYTELKKLIEANPLFREKLAFPSFKASRLRTLINQSLNWQHQLCKNPRPNPDIKTLFLDHSCSPANGARALTPVNLPVAAVARPSNFVPLGVHGGPFQPNPAPAPNANALAGWMANPNPSSSVPSGVVAASPFPMQPSQVNVLKHSRAPSNSLGLMDYQNPDHEQLMKRLRSAQTSNEVTYPAHSHPAVSLDDLPRNVVSTIRQGAVVISMDFHPSHHTLLAVGCSSGEVTLWEVGSREKVVTEPFKIWNMAACSGIFQGSIVKDPSISVTRVAWSPDGNLIGVSFTKHLYHVYAYQGSDLRQHLEIDAHVGCVNDLAFAYPNKQMCVVTCGDDKLIKVWDLSGKKLYTFEGHEAPVYSICPHQKENIQFIFSTALDGKIKAWLYDNVGSRVDYDAPGQWCTTMLYSADGSRLFSCGTSKDGDSFLVEWNESEGALKRTYVGFRKKSAGVVQFDTTRNRFLAVGEENQVKFWDMDNTNLLTTVEAEGGLPSLPRLRFNKEGNLLAVTTADNGFKILANTDGLRTLRAFEARSFEASKASIDMKVSTSPMAPSISPAIGKIEHMDADSPARPTPIHNGIEAMSRSMEKPRILESVDKSKPLELTEIVDPTQCRQVTMPDSKDSVSKVARLLYTNSGVGVLALGSNGVQRIWKWSRNEQNPTGKATASVTPQHWQPSSGLLMTNDVPENPEGTVPCIALSKNDSYVMSACGGKVSLFNMMTFKVMTTFMSPPPASTFLAFHPQDNNIIAIGMEDSSIHIYNVRVDEVKTKLKGHQKHITGLAFSTALNILVSSGADAQLFFWTADSWEKKKSSAIQLSPGKSPVGDTRVQFHNDQIHLLVSHETQLAIYDGSKMDCIHKWVPQEALSSPITSASYSCNSQLVYASFADGNIAVFDAETLRLRCRIAPSAYMPQPTPNSAPIIPQVITAHPQEPNQFAVGLSDGSVKVIEPSELSRRWGVGVVTGLDKAGTENGRPSSSSAANNSSSDQIQR from the exons ATGTCGTCTTTGAGCAGAGAGTTGGTTTTCTTAATCCTTCAGTTCTTAGATGAGGAGAAGTTTAAGGAATCTGTTCACAA GTTAGAGCAGGAATCTGGATTCTTCTTTAATATTAAGTACTTTGAAGAGAAAGCTCTTGCTGGAGAGTGGGATGAAGTGGAGAAGTATCTCTCTGGCTTCACTAAGGTCGATGATAATCGTTACTCTATGAAAATCTTCTTTGAGATTAGGAAGCAAAAGTATCTCGAAGCTCTAGATCG GAATGACAGGGCAAAAGCTGTTGAGATATTGGCTAAAGACTTGAAAGTTTTCGCCACATTTAACGAGGAGCTTTACAAGGAGATTACTCAGCTTCTTACTCTGGAGAATTTTag GGAAAATGAACAATTGTCCAAGTATGGTGATACAAAGTCGGCGAGGACTATAATGTACACTGAGCTGAAGAAGTTGATTGAAGCAAATCCTCTGTTTAGGGAGAAGCTAGCCTTCCCCAGTTTCAAAGCTTCTCGCCTGAGAACTTTGATCAATCAAAG CTTGAACTGGCAGCACCAGCTATGCAAAAATCCAAGGCCTAATCCTGACATCAAAACATTGTTCTTGGATCACTCTTGCTCACCAGCAAATGGTGCTCGTGCACTAACTCCTGTGAATCTTCCTGTTGCAGCTGTTGCAAGACCTTCAAACTTTGTTCCTCTTGGAGTACATGGTGGA CCTTTTCAACCTAATCCTGCTCCAGCTCCTAATGCCAATGCTTTAGCTGGATGGATGGCTAACCCAAATCCTTCTTCATCGGTACCATCTGGTGTCGTTGCTGCATCTCCATTTCCCATGCAGCCAAGTCAAG TTAATGTGCTGAAACACTCTCGGGCACCGTCAAACTCTCTAGGACTGATGGATTATCAAAATCCTGATCACGAACAACTCATGAAACGATTGCGGTCTGCACAAACCTCCAACGAG GTTACGTATCCTGCTCACTCTCATCCCGCTGTGTCACTTGATGACCTCCCTAGAAATGTCGTGAGTACAATCCGCCAAGGGGCGGTGGTGATAAGCATGGATTTTCACCCTTCCCATCACACTTTACTCGCTG TTGGTTGTTCAAGCGGCGAAGTCACCTTGTGGGAAGTTGGATCCAGAGAGAAGGTTGTCACCGAGCCTTTTAAGATATGGAATATGGCAGCTTGTTCTGGGATCTTTcag GGTTCTATTGTTAAAGACCCATCGATATCTGTCACTCGTGTAGCATGGAGCCCAGATGGAAATTTGATTG GGGTTTCGTTTACTAAACATCTGTACCATGTGTATGCTTACCAAGGCTCGGACCTGCGTCAACACCTCGAG ATTGATGCTCATGTAGGCTGTGTGAATGACTTGGCGTTCGCCTacccaaacaaacaaatgtgTGTTGTGACTTGTGGGGATGACAAGTTGATCAAG GTGTGGGATTTGAGTGGGAAGAAGCTTTACACTTTTGAAGGCCATGAGGCACCGGTTTATTCCATTTGCCCCCATCAGAAGGAAAACATTCAG TTTATATTCTCAACTGCTCTTGATGGTAAGATCAAGGCTTGGCTCTATGATAATGTTGGTTCTCGGGTTGATTACGACGCACCAGGACAGTGGTGTACAACGATGCTATACAGTGCTGATGGAAGCAG attattttctTGTGGGACGAGCAAAGATGGAGACTCTTTCCTTGTTGAGTGGAATGAGAGCGAAGGTGCCCTAAAGAGGACTTATGTAGGCTTTAGGAAGAAATCAGCTGGAGTTGTTCAGTTTGATACAACCCGTAACCGTTTCTTGGCTGTTGGTGAAGAAAATCAAGTAAAATTCTGGGACATGGACAATACAAATCTGTTGACAACTGTTGAGGCTGAAGGAGGACTTCCG AGTCTACCCCGATTGAGATTCAACAAGGAAGGGAATCTTCTTGCAGTTACCACCGCAGATAATGGATTCAAGATCCTTGCAAATACTGATGGTCTTAGAACCTTAAGAGCATTTGAAGCTCGGTCTTTTGAAGCATCTAAAGCATCCATTGATATGAAG GTATCCACTTCCCCAATGGCTCCAAGCATCAGCCCAGCTATTGGTAAAATTGAACACATGGACGCAGACTCTCCTGCAAGGCCAACCCCAATTCAT AATGGAATTGAAGCAATGTCAAGAAGTATGGAAAAGCCAAGAATCTTGGAGTCTGTTGATAAGTCTAAACCGTTGGAGCTCACGGAAATTGTCGATCCGACTCAGTGCAGACAAGTGACAATGCCAGATAGCAAGGATTCTGTTAGCAAG GTTGCTCGGCTTCTCTATACAAATTCTGGCGTTGGCGTTTTGGCGCTCGGATCAAATGGAGTGCAAAGAATATGGAAATGGAGCCGCAATGAGCAAAATCCAACTGGGAAG GCAACTGCTAGTGTAACTCCACAGCATTGGCAGCCTAGCAGCGGTCTCCTAATGACAAATGATGTTCCAGAGAATCCTGAAGGAACTGTTCCGTGTATAGCTCTTTCTAAGAATGACTCGTACGTCATGTCAGCTTGTGGTGGAAAGGTTTCGCTATTCAATATGATGACTTTCAAA GTAATGACGACTTTCATGTCACCGCCACCTGCTTCAACGTTCTTGGCTTTTCATCCTCAAGATAATAACATTATCGCAATCGGGATGGAGGACTCAAGTATACATATCTACAATGTCAGGGTAGATGAG gtgaaaacaaagttgaaaggtCACCAGAAGCATATTACCGGTCTAGCATTCTCTACTGCGCTCAACATTCTTGTCTCTTCTGGTGCAGATGCTCAG CTCTTCTTCTGGACCGCTGATTcgtgggaaaagaaaaaatcttcaGCGATCCAGCTATCTCCTGGAAAATCACCAGTAGGCGACACACGAGTCCAGTTTCATAATGACCAAATTCATTTATTGGTTTCGCATGAGACACAGCTTGCCATTTATGATGGGTCAAAGATGGATTGTATTCATAAG TGGGTGCCACAAGAAGCTCTCTCTTCACCCATAACCTCTGCTTCTTACTCATGCAACAGCCAGCTGGTTTATGCGTCATTTGCTGATGGAAACATTGCAGTGTTTGATGCTGAAACATTGAGACTCAGATGTCGCATTGCTCCATCAGCTTACATGCCTCAACCAACACCGAACAG TGCACCGATCATACCCCAGGTGATCACAGCTCATCCCCAAGAACCGAATCAATTTGCTGTTGGACTCTCTGATGGTTCGGTCAAAGTGATTGAGCCATCAgaactttcaaggagatggggTGTTGGCGTCGTGACTGGTTTAGATAAAGCAGGGACCGAAAATGGACGACCTTCTAGTTCGTCGGCGGCTAACAACTCAAGTTCAGATCAGATTCAAAGGTAA
- the LOC104765527 gene encoding DEAD-box ATP-dependent RNA helicase 13-like, whose amino-acid sequence MVVGGNESSSMAKKKSKRTHKRKREEDFERIDSLPWSSSIPIGEDDEGETFSTLFAGSGQLDGGFLSLEEIDEADYNLDLPVIESDVTERELKSKKQNGENDDDGDNENVDEIIEEEDGDGEGREDEDDDEDNLESLRIKENKTKRNKEKKEHKKKKKQKKIKEAEKYNESSAAVSCDEEYKVEEQVEEEEIPPEFRKWSKMRLHPLLMKSIYHLGFNKPTKIQKACFPVAAYQGKDVIGAAETGSGKTLAFGLPILQRLLDEREKVGKLYALKGEEAKKYAADGYLRALIITPTRELALQVTDHLKIAAKDLSVSIVSIVGGMSSAKQERLLNGRPEIVVGTPGRLWELMSAGEKHLVELHSLSFFVLDEADRMVESGHFRELQSIIDLLPGTDRPNEGKMQTVQNSDTVSNAPKKKRQTFVFSATIALSSDFRKKLKRGSSKSKQSSSGEVNSIEVLSQRAGMRDSVAIIDLTTASILAPKIEESFIKCEEEEKDAYLYYILSVHGQGRTIVFCTSVAALRHICALLKILGLDVCKLYSDMKQRARLKAVDRFRASDNGILIATDVAARGIDIKNVRTVIHYQLPHSAEVYVHRSGRTARAFEDGCSIALIAPTDMSKFYTLCKSFSKESAKMFPLDSSYMPAVRKRLSLARQIDQIERKGSREKADRTWLEKHAESMELELDDDESEEERVDNVRQRKATSAQLNKLQEELSSLLSRPMQPKKFSGRYFAGAGVLTLMQHQFAEITKQKQLQMQTGGGKKKRKLVVINQNCIEPLEALRAGGNEMLNMKGQSAEKRRDIASLRKKRKEEKIGRRDQRRDQKKKRKLMAS is encoded by the exons ATGGTTGTAGGCGGCAACGAATCTTCCTCgatggcgaagaagaagagcaagagaaCTCATAAGAGAAAACGTGAGGAGGATTTCGAACGTATTGATTCACTTCCGTGGAGCTCTTCTATACCTATCGGAGAAGACGACGAAGGCGAAACCTTTTCAACTCTATTTGCAGGTTCAGGCCAGCTCGACGgag GTTTCCTTTCACTTGAGGAGATTGATGAAGCTGATTACAATTTAGATCTTCCTGTGATTGAGAGTGATgtaacagagagagagttgaagtCGAAGAAACAAAATGGAGAGAACGATGATGATGGTGACAATGAGAATGTGGATGAgataattgaagaagaagatggagatggagaaggaagggaagatgaggatgatgatgaggataacTTGGAGAGTCTTAGGATAAAAGAGAATAAAACTAAGAGGaataaggagaagaaggagcataagaagaagaagaagcagaagaagattaAGGAGGCCGAAAAGTATAATGAATCTTCTGCT GCAGTTAGCTGCGATGAGGAGTACAAAGTAGAGGAGCaagttgaggaagaagagattccTCCGGAATTTCGTAAATGGAGTAAGATGAGACTACATCCACTACTCATGAAGTCAATATACCACCTCGGATTCAACAAGCCGACAAAAATCCAGAAGGCTTGTTTTCCCGTTGCAGCATATCAGGGAAAG GATGTAATTGGCGCTGCTGAGACAGGATCTGGAAAGACTCTTGCTTTTGGGTTGCCCATACTGCAACGCCTCTTAGACGAGCGGGAAAAGGTTGGTAAATTGTATGCAttaaaaggagaagaagcaaaaaaatatgCTGCAGATGGCTATTTACGAGCTCTAATCATCACTCCAACTAGGGAACTTGCTCTTCAG GTGACGGATCATCTTAAGATTGCTGCCAAGGATCTCAGCGTCAGTATCGTTTCTATTGTTGGTGGGATGTCATCAGCGAAACAGGAAAGACTTTTGAATGGGAGACCAGAAATAGTAGTTGGAACTCCAGGAAGGTTATGGGAACTTATGTCCGCTGGAGAAAAGCATCTTGTAGAG CTGCATTCCTTGTCGTTCTTTGTGTTGGACGAGGCTGATCGCATGGTTGAAAGTGGTCATTTCAGGGAGCTGCAGTCTATAATCGACTTGCTTCCAGGGACAGATAGACCAAATGAAGGGAAAATGCAAACTGTGCAGAATAGTGACACAGTTTCCAACGCcccaaagaagaaaagacaaacttttgttttctcagcTACCATAGCGCTGTCTTCGGATTTCCGTAAAAAGCTAAAGCGTGGCTCCTCGAAGTCAAAGCAGTCATCATCTGGCGAAGTGAATTCTATTGAGGTTTTATCTCAACGAGCTGGAATGAGAGATAGTGTTGCAATCATTGACCTGACAACGGCATCTATTTTGGCTCCAAAGATTGAAGAATCTTTTATTAA GTGTGAAGAGGAGGAAAAAGATGCTTACTTGTATTATATTTTGAGTGTCCATGGACAAGGGCGGACAATTGTTTTCTGTACATCAGTGGCAGCTTTGCGGCATATCTGTGCACTTTTAAAGATTCTTGGACTCGATGTTTGCAAACTCTACTCAGATATGAAGCAGCGAGCTCGGTTGAAG GCAGTTGACCGTTTCCGTGCAAGCGACAATGGAATACTCATAGCAACAGATGTTGCAGCAAGGGGAATTGATATTAAGAATGTCCGAACTGTCATTCACTACCAACTTCCACATTCTGCAGAA GTATATGTACATAGAAGTGGGAGGACTGCTAGAGCATTCGAAGATGGATGCAGTATAGCTTTGATTGCGCCAACTGATATGTCAAAGTTTTACACGTTATGCAAGTCATTCTCTAAG GAAAGCGCAAAGATGTTCCCTTTGGATAGCTCTTATATGCCAGCTGTGAGGAAGCGATTATCTCTGGCACGTCAGATAGACCAGATTGAACGGAAAGGCTCTCGG GAGAAAGCAGACCGGACCTGGCTTGAAAAACATGCTGAATCCATGGAACTTGAATTGGACGATGACGAAAGTGAAGAGGAAAGAGTGGACAATGTCAGGCAGAGAAAAGCGACCTCCGCACAACTAAATAAGCTGCAGGAG GAACTTAGCTCGCTACTATCACGTCCGATGCAGCCTAAGAAATTTTCAGGCCGGTACTTTGCAGGG GCTGGTGTGTTGACTCTTATGCAGCATCAGTTTGCAGagataaccaaacaaaaacaattacaaatgCAAACTGGtggaggtaaaaagaaaagaaagcttgTTGTCATTAACCAGAACTGCATCGAACCTCTCGAAGCCCTTCGTGCGGGTGGTAACGAG ATGCTGAACATGAAAGGTCAGAGTGCAGAAAAGAGGCGCGATATAGCGAGCttgaggaagaaaagaaaggaagagaagatag GTCGGCGTGATCAGCGAAGGGAccagaagaaaaagaggaaactaATGGCTTCTTGA